One genomic window of Streptomyces sp. NBC_01498 includes the following:
- a CDS encoding ABC transporter ATP-binding protein has translation MKSELSTWKPSALRPDPSLPEPPAQLRRIFRLFRPYRGRLAVVGLLVGASSLVAVASPFMLREILDTAIPEGRTGLLSLLALGMILTAVLSSVFGVIQTLISTTVGQRVMHDLRTAVYAQLQRMPLAFFTRTRTGEVQSRIANDIGGMQATVTSTATSLVSNLTAVVATVVAMLALDWRLTVVSLLLLPVFVWISRRVGRERKRITLQRQKQMATMAATVTESLSVSGILLGRTMGRADSLTTSFAAESEQLVDLEVRSNMAGRWRMSVIGIVMAAMPAVIYWVAGVVLQSGGTLVSLGTLVAFVSLQQGLFRPAVSLLATGVQMQTSLALFQRIFEYLDLPVDITEPEKPVPLDPVRGEVRFEGVDFSYDAKDGNTLHGVELTVPAGGSLAVVGPTGSGKSTLSYLVPRLYDVTGGRVLLDGVDVRDLSFDTLARAVGVVSQETYLFHASVADNLRFAKPDATDEEIEAAAGAAQIHDHIASLPDGYDTLVGERGYRFSGGEKQRLAIARTILRDPPVLVLDEATSALDTRTERAVQQAIDALSQGRTTITIAHRLSTVRDADQIVVLDAGRIAERGTHEELLARDGRYAALVRRDGTAATTDPGPSTGPSAEPAADARVAVS, from the coding sequence ATGAAGTCCGAACTGTCGACCTGGAAGCCCTCGGCCCTGCGTCCCGATCCGTCCCTGCCCGAGCCGCCGGCCCAGCTGCGCCGCATCTTCCGTCTCTTCCGCCCCTACCGGGGCAGGCTCGCCGTCGTCGGCCTGCTCGTCGGCGCCTCGTCCCTGGTGGCCGTCGCCTCGCCCTTCATGCTGCGCGAGATCCTCGACACCGCCATCCCGGAGGGCCGGACCGGGCTGCTCAGCCTGCTCGCGCTCGGCATGATCCTCACCGCCGTCCTCAGCAGCGTCTTCGGCGTGATCCAGACCCTCATCTCCACGACCGTCGGCCAGCGGGTCATGCACGACCTGCGCACGGCGGTGTACGCGCAGCTCCAGCGCATGCCCCTCGCGTTCTTCACCCGCACCCGTACCGGCGAGGTGCAGTCCCGGATCGCCAACGACATCGGCGGCATGCAGGCGACGGTCACCTCCACGGCGACGTCGCTGGTCTCCAACCTCACCGCCGTCGTCGCCACCGTCGTCGCCATGCTCGCGCTGGACTGGCGGCTGACCGTGGTCTCGCTGCTCCTGCTCCCGGTGTTCGTCTGGATCAGCCGCCGGGTGGGCCGGGAACGCAAACGGATCACCCTCCAGCGCCAGAAGCAGATGGCCACGATGGCCGCCACCGTCACCGAGTCCCTGTCGGTCAGCGGCATCCTCCTCGGCCGCACGATGGGCCGCGCCGATTCGCTCACCACGTCCTTCGCCGCCGAGTCCGAGCAGCTCGTCGACCTGGAGGTGCGGTCCAACATGGCGGGGCGGTGGCGGATGTCCGTCATCGGCATCGTCATGGCCGCCATGCCCGCCGTCATCTACTGGGTGGCCGGCGTCGTCCTCCAGTCCGGCGGCACCCTCGTCTCCCTCGGCACGCTCGTCGCCTTCGTCTCGCTCCAGCAGGGACTCTTCCGTCCCGCCGTGAGCCTGCTGGCCACCGGCGTGCAGATGCAGACGTCGCTCGCGCTGTTCCAGCGCATCTTCGAGTATCTCGATCTGCCGGTCGACATCACCGAGCCGGAGAAGCCGGTGCCGCTCGACCCGGTCCGGGGCGAAGTGCGCTTCGAGGGCGTCGACTTCAGCTACGACGCGAAGGACGGCAACACCCTCCACGGGGTGGAGCTGACCGTCCCGGCGGGCGGCAGCCTCGCCGTCGTCGGTCCCACCGGATCGGGCAAGTCGACGCTCAGCTATCTCGTGCCGCGGCTGTACGACGTGACGGGCGGACGGGTCCTGCTCGACGGGGTCGACGTACGCGACCTGTCCTTCGACACCCTCGCCCGCGCGGTCGGCGTCGTCTCCCAGGAGACGTATCTCTTCCACGCCTCCGTCGCCGACAACCTCCGCTTCGCCAAGCCCGACGCGACGGACGAGGAGATCGAGGCGGCGGCCGGGGCGGCCCAGATCCACGACCACATCGCCTCCCTGCCCGACGGGTACGACACCCTGGTCGGCGAGCGGGGATACCGGTTCTCCGGCGGCGAGAAGCAGCGGCTCGCGATCGCCCGCACCATCCTGCGCGACCCGCCGGTGCTCGTCCTCGACGAGGCGACCAGCGCGCTCGACACCCGAACCGAACGCGCGGTCCAGCAGGCCATCGACGCGCTCTCGCAGGGCCGTACGACCATCACCATCGCGCACCGGCTCTCGACGGTGCGGGACGCCGACCAGATCGTCGTCCTCGACGCGGGGCGCATAGCCGAACGCGGCACGCACGAGGAGCTGCTCGCCCGGGACGGCCGGTACGCGGCGCTCGTCCGCAGGGACGGGACGGCCGCGACGACGGACCCCGGCCCGTCGACCGGCCCGTCGGCCGAACCGGCGGCGGACGCGCGCGTGGCCGTGTCCTGA
- the gap gene encoding type I glyceraldehyde-3-phosphate dehydrogenase has translation MTRIAINGFGRIGRNALRVLLARDTGLDIVAVNDLTEPAALARLLAFDTTAGRLGRPVTADGDTLVVDGRRITVLAEREPARLPWADLGVDIVLESTGRFTSADAARAHLTAGARKVLVSAPSNGADATLAFGVNTEAYDPAAHTIVSNASCTTNALAPLAAVLDDLAGIEHGFMTTVHAYTQEQNLQDAPHRDARRARAAAVNIVPTTTGAAKAIGLVLPNLDGKLSGDSIRVPVPVGSIVELNTTVARDVTRDDVLAAYRSAADGWLAGILEYSDDALVSSDITGNPASAIFDSALTRVDGRHIKVVAWYDNEWGFSNRLIDTLQLLATA, from the coding sequence ATGACTCGCATCGCCATCAACGGATTCGGCCGCATCGGACGCAACGCGCTGCGCGTTCTCCTCGCACGTGACACCGGCCTCGACATCGTCGCCGTCAACGACCTCACCGAGCCCGCCGCCCTCGCGCGGCTCCTCGCCTTCGACACGACCGCCGGCCGTCTCGGCCGCCCGGTCACCGCCGACGGGGACACCCTCGTCGTGGACGGCCGCCGCATCACCGTGCTCGCCGAACGCGAACCGGCGCGGCTCCCGTGGGCCGACCTCGGCGTCGACATCGTCCTGGAGTCCACCGGCCGCTTCACCTCGGCCGACGCCGCCCGTGCCCACCTCACCGCGGGCGCGCGGAAGGTCCTCGTCAGCGCCCCCTCGAACGGCGCGGACGCGACCCTCGCGTTCGGCGTCAACACCGAGGCGTACGACCCGGCCGCCCACACGATCGTCTCGAACGCCTCGTGCACCACCAACGCCCTCGCGCCGCTGGCCGCCGTGCTCGACGACCTCGCCGGCATCGAGCACGGATTCATGACCACCGTGCACGCCTACACCCAGGAACAGAACCTCCAGGACGCGCCCCACCGCGACGCCCGCCGCGCCCGTGCCGCCGCCGTCAACATCGTGCCGACCACGACCGGCGCCGCCAAGGCCATCGGCCTCGTCCTGCCGAACCTCGACGGCAAACTGTCGGGCGACTCGATCCGCGTACCGGTACCGGTGGGCTCCATCGTCGAACTCAACACGACCGTCGCCCGCGACGTGACCCGCGACGACGTACTGGCGGCCTACCGCTCGGCGGCCGACGGGTGGCTCGCCGGGATCCTCGAATACTCGGACGACGCGCTCGTGTCGTCCGACATCACCGGCAACCCGGCCTCGGCGATCTTCGACTCCGCCCTCACCCGGGTCGACGGGCGGCACATCAAGGTGGTGGCCTGGTACGACAACGAGTGGGGCTTCTCGAACCGGCTGATCGACACGCTCCAGCTCCTCGCCACCGCCTGA
- a CDS encoding YjbQ family protein, protein MPDAFTTRTVSLTTGTDETVTDLTRLCEQFLRETAGGRDGLLNIFVPHATAGVAVIETGAGSDDDLLAALRTLLPPDSRWQHRHGSPGHGRDHVLPALVPPHATLPVIAGHLELGTWQSVCLVDTNTDNPDRKVRLSFLG, encoded by the coding sequence ATGCCCGACGCCTTCACCACCAGGACCGTGTCCCTCACCACCGGAACCGACGAGACCGTCACGGATCTGACGCGGCTCTGCGAACAGTTCCTCCGCGAGACCGCCGGGGGCCGCGACGGCCTCCTCAACATCTTCGTGCCGCACGCCACGGCCGGCGTGGCCGTCATCGAGACGGGCGCGGGCAGCGACGACGACCTCCTGGCCGCACTGCGCACCCTGCTCCCGCCGGACAGCCGCTGGCAGCACCGCCACGGCTCCCCGGGCCACGGCCGCGACCACGTCCTCCCGGCCCTGGTCCCGCCCCACGCCACCCTCCCGGTGATCGCCGGCCACCTGGAACTCGGCACCTGGCAATCGGTCTGCCTGGTCGACACGAACACCGACAACCCGGACCGCAAGGTCCGGCTGAGCTTCCTGGGCTGA
- a CDS encoding TetR/AcrR family transcriptional regulator, with protein MGGTDGGTPRAGHLAASREALMSTAERLVAEYGLSAVSDRRIGEAAGQGDIGAVSRHFTGRTGLIRAILRRHGEQVDRIRERHVAEAGDSQDIRDWTGALVRPVAEHLASLGTPSWQARFAVQVMTDPLLRAMSIDEALVRESLRRTLDGLGRCLTDVPAPVRAERGAMARHLITHTCAERERALASGAAPPRCWARTADALTDAIVGLLTAPVTPLR; from the coding sequence GTGGGCGGAACGGACGGCGGAACTCCCCGGGCCGGACACCTCGCGGCGAGCCGCGAGGCGCTCATGTCGACGGCGGAACGGCTCGTCGCGGAGTACGGGCTGTCCGCCGTGTCGGACCGACGGATCGGCGAGGCGGCGGGGCAGGGCGACATCGGCGCCGTCAGCCGTCACTTCACCGGCCGCACCGGTCTGATCCGCGCCATCCTGCGCCGGCACGGCGAGCAGGTCGACCGCATCCGGGAGCGCCACGTGGCCGAGGCCGGTGACAGTCAGGACATCCGGGACTGGACGGGCGCTCTCGTACGGCCGGTGGCGGAACATCTCGCCTCGCTCGGCACCCCGTCCTGGCAGGCCCGCTTCGCCGTCCAGGTCATGACCGACCCGCTGCTGCGCGCGATGTCCATCGACGAGGCCCTGGTCCGCGAGTCGCTGCGGCGGACACTCGACGGCCTCGGCCGCTGCCTGACCGACGTGCCCGCCCCGGTACGGGCCGAACGCGGCGCCATGGCCCGCCATCTGATCACCCACACCTGCGCGGAGCGCGAACGCGCGCTGGCCTCGGGCGCCGCCCCGCCGCGCTGCTGGGCACGCACCGCCGACGCGCTGACCGACGCGATCGTCGGCCTGCTCACCGCGCCGGTCACCCCGCTCCGTTGA
- a CDS encoding DUF397 domain-containing protein gives MDDCRNGVPASSLAADWVKSERSTANGQCVELASLPGGRVAMRNSTDPDGPALVFEAFEMAAFLDGARKGEFDVL, from the coding sequence ATGGACGACTGTCGCAACGGCGTCCCCGCGAGTTCCCTCGCGGCGGACTGGGTCAAGAGCGAGCGGAGCACCGCCAACGGCCAGTGCGTCGAACTGGCCTCCCTGCCCGGTGGCAGGGTCGCGATGCGCAACTCCACCGATCCCGACGGGCCCGCCCTGGTCTTCGAGGCGTTCGAAATGGCGGCCTTCCTGGACGGTGCGAGGAAAGGCGAGTTCGACGTCCTGTAG
- the mltG gene encoding endolytic transglycosylase MltG, translated as MTNEPPRASSRPGPRPRPRTTRRGRLVLIATAVTAVAAAVLVGIWATGEPPAGKPKTVPLLIPEGRRASQVYDSVDRLLHVPRGTTAKAAATARLPLPGAAKRNPEGYLFPATYPVGTDTTPGELLAHMVDTARQRFGADHVTEGARRNGVTVYQTVTIASIVQAEAATAADMAKVARVVHNRLARDMPLQMDSTLNYALNRSTLDTTHSDLRTETPYNTYASKGLPPTPIGNPGQQATDAAINPARGDWLYFVTVAPGDTRFTADYAEHRRNVEEFNANRSAAEN; from the coding sequence ATGACGAACGAGCCCCCGCGCGCGTCCTCCCGGCCCGGACCACGACCCCGACCCCGAACGACCCGCCGAGGCCGCCTGGTCCTGATCGCGACGGCGGTCACCGCCGTCGCGGCGGCCGTGCTCGTGGGAATCTGGGCCACCGGGGAACCGCCCGCCGGAAAACCGAAGACGGTGCCGCTGCTGATCCCCGAGGGACGGCGCGCCAGCCAGGTGTACGACTCCGTCGACCGGCTCCTCCACGTCCCGCGCGGCACCACCGCGAAGGCGGCGGCCACGGCCCGGCTCCCCCTCCCCGGCGCCGCCAAGCGCAACCCCGAGGGGTATCTCTTCCCGGCCACCTATCCGGTCGGGACCGACACCACCCCGGGCGAGCTGCTCGCCCACATGGTCGACACCGCGCGGCAGCGCTTCGGCGCCGACCACGTCACCGAGGGCGCCCGCCGCAACGGCGTGACGGTGTACCAGACGGTCACCATCGCCAGCATCGTGCAGGCCGAAGCCGCCACGGCCGCCGACATGGCGAAGGTCGCGCGCGTCGTGCACAACCGGCTCGCCCGGGACATGCCGCTCCAGATGGACTCGACCCTCAACTACGCCCTGAACCGCAGCACACTCGACACCACGCACTCCGACCTCAGGACGGAAACCCCCTACAACACCTACGCGTCCAAGGGCCTGCCGCCCACCCCGATCGGCAACCCCGGACAGCAGGCGACAGACGCGGCGATCAACCCGGCGCGGGGCGACTGGCTGTACTTCGTGACGGTCGCGCCGGGGGACACCCGCTTCACCGCCGACTACGCGGAACACCGCCGCAACGTCGAGGAGTTCAACGCCAACCGGAGCGCCGCCGAGAACTGA
- a CDS encoding NAD(P)-binding domain-containing protein: MNDLGEARAVRDVDVVVVGAGQAGLSGAYHLRRSGLEPDRDFVTLDHAPRPGGAWQFRWPSLTYGRIHGMHALPGMELTGADGARPSSEVIGEYFAAYEERFGLRVRRPVDVSAVREGGGGRLRVETSDGVWSARALISATGTWDRPFWPRYPGQETFRGRQLHTAGYPGPGAFAGLRVVVVGGGASGTQHLMEIAEVAAGTTWVTRRPPVFREGPFDEEWGRAAVALVDERVRAGLPPRSVVSVTGLPVNEAIARARERGVLDRLPMFDRITPTGVAWDDGRRVDADVLLWATGFRPAIGHLAPLGLREPGGGVRVEDTRVARDERVHLVGYGPSASTIGANRAGRAAVREIRALLEREPVLV; this comes from the coding sequence GTGAACGACTTGGGTGAGGCGCGGGCGGTACGGGACGTGGACGTCGTGGTCGTCGGCGCGGGGCAGGCCGGGCTGTCGGGCGCCTATCATCTGCGGCGCTCCGGGCTGGAGCCCGACCGGGACTTCGTGACGCTCGACCACGCGCCCCGACCGGGCGGTGCCTGGCAGTTCCGGTGGCCCTCGCTCACGTACGGGAGGATCCACGGGATGCACGCGCTGCCCGGCATGGAGCTGACCGGCGCCGACGGGGCGCGGCCGTCGTCCGAGGTGATCGGGGAGTACTTCGCCGCGTACGAGGAGCGGTTCGGTCTGCGGGTCCGGCGGCCCGTGGACGTGTCGGCGGTCCGGGAGGGCGGCGGGGGGCGGCTGCGGGTCGAGACGTCGGACGGCGTCTGGTCGGCGCGGGCCCTGATCAGCGCCACGGGCACCTGGGACCGGCCCTTCTGGCCGCGTTACCCGGGGCAGGAGACTTTCCGGGGCCGCCAGTTGCACACGGCGGGCTATCCGGGGCCGGGCGCGTTCGCCGGGCTTCGGGTGGTGGTCGTCGGCGGTGGGGCCTCGGGGACGCAGCATCTGATGGAGATCGCGGAGGTGGCGGCGGGAACGACCTGGGTCACGCGCAGGCCGCCGGTCTTCCGGGAGGGGCCGTTCGACGAGGAGTGGGGGCGGGCGGCCGTCGCGCTGGTGGACGAGCGGGTACGGGCCGGGCTGCCGCCCCGGAGCGTGGTGTCGGTGACGGGGCTGCCGGTGAACGAGGCGATCGCCCGGGCGCGTGAGCGGGGGGTGCTCGACCGGCTGCCGATGTTCGACCGGATCACCCCGACCGGTGTGGCCTGGGACGACGGGCGGCGGGTGGACGCCGATGTGCTCCTGTGGGCCACCGGGTTCCGTCCGGCGATCGGGCATCTGGCGCCGTTGGGGCTGCGCGAGCCGGGGGGCGGTGTGCGGGTCGAGGACACGCGTGTCGCACGGGACGAGCGCGTCCATCTGGTCGGGTACGGGCCGTCGGCCTCCACGATCGGCGCCAACCGGGCGGGGCGGGCGGCCGTACGCGAGATCCGGGCCCTGCTGGAGCGGGAGCCCGTCCTCGTCTGA
- a CDS encoding NAD(P)-dependent alcohol dehydrogenase — protein sequence MPDMRAALYDRYGPPEVLYEGTVPVPDIRPDELLVRVHAATVNGGELAGRAGKVRVVTGRRFPQRTGIDFVGEIAEVGSSVTGPREGQKVWGLLGRGTFGSAAEYVAVRARQLAPAPANLTPEEAVSLLAGGTTSVTALRDKAALRPGERLLVRGASGGVGSVAVQLGKLYGAHVTALASAGNLDFVRGLGADEALDHRTTDPSALGGFDVVMDTVGTQHPLFRRLLAPGGRMVAIAFDIDRPLPGLAYLLGSAVHGTRRVRFFSGNPRHALLAELTRYAESGDLRPVVDTVHPLGGIADAHRALEAGGVRGKHVVRVA from the coding sequence ATGCCGGACATGCGCGCAGCCCTCTACGACCGTTACGGCCCTCCGGAGGTGCTGTACGAGGGCACGGTGCCCGTGCCGGACATCCGGCCGGACGAACTGCTGGTCCGCGTCCACGCGGCCACCGTCAACGGCGGCGAACTCGCCGGGCGGGCGGGGAAGGTACGCGTGGTGACGGGCCGGCGCTTCCCCCAGCGCACCGGGATCGACTTCGTGGGAGAGATCGCCGAGGTCGGATCGTCGGTGACCGGCCCCCGCGAAGGGCAGAAGGTGTGGGGGCTGCTGGGGCGGGGGACGTTCGGGAGCGCGGCCGAGTACGTGGCCGTACGCGCCCGGCAGTTGGCGCCCGCACCCGCCAACCTGACGCCGGAGGAGGCCGTGTCCCTTCTCGCGGGCGGGACGACCTCCGTCACTGCCCTGCGCGACAAGGCCGCTCTGCGCCCCGGCGAACGGCTCCTGGTGCGCGGCGCCAGTGGCGGGGTCGGCAGCGTCGCCGTACAGCTCGGCAAGCTGTACGGCGCCCATGTCACGGCCCTCGCGAGCGCGGGGAACCTCGACTTCGTCCGGGGTCTGGGCGCGGACGAGGCCCTCGACCACCGGACGACCGACCCGTCCGCGCTGGGCGGGTTCGATGTCGTCATGGACACCGTGGGCACCCAACACCCGCTCTTCCGGAGGCTGTTGGCACCCGGCGGGCGCATGGTGGCCATCGCGTTCGACATCGACCGCCCGCTTCCCGGCCTCGCGTACCTCCTCGGCTCGGCCGTGCACGGCACCCGGCGGGTGCGGTTCTTCAGCGGCAACCCCCGGCACGCGCTGCTCGCCGAACTGACCCGGTACGCGGAGAGCGGCGACCTGCGCCCCGTGGTCGACACCGTGCACCCGCTGGGCGGCATCGCGGACGCCCACCGGGCCCTGGAGGCCGGGGGTGTCCGCGGAAAGCACGTCGTCCGCGTGGCGTGA
- a CDS encoding TetR/AcrR family transcriptional regulator encodes MPAHASRKPGLRADARHNRARILDTAREEFTTRGIDVPLTTIARRAGVGPATLYRHFPTRASLVTEAFAGQLAQCVRALDEALEDPDPWHGLCAVVEKVCALQVADRGFTAAFLSEFPDAVDHNRERTRAEEGLARLVRRAKDTGRLREDFDLSDLTLLFLANGGIAGESTEVSLAASRRLVAYLLHSFRADHARPLPPPAPLGLHRLHRPAP; translated from the coding sequence ATGCCTGCTCACGCGTCTCGGAAACCGGGTCTTCGCGCCGACGCCCGGCACAACCGCGCGCGCATCCTGGACACCGCGCGCGAGGAGTTCACGACCCGGGGCATCGACGTACCGCTGACGACCATCGCGCGCCGCGCCGGGGTGGGCCCCGCCACCCTCTACCGGCACTTTCCCACCCGCGCCTCGCTCGTCACCGAAGCCTTCGCCGGACAGCTCGCCCAATGCGTCCGCGCCCTCGACGAGGCCCTGGAGGATCCGGACCCCTGGCACGGCCTGTGCGCGGTCGTCGAGAAGGTCTGCGCCCTCCAGGTCGCGGACCGGGGCTTCACCGCGGCGTTCCTCTCGGAGTTCCCGGACGCCGTCGACCACAACCGGGAACGCACCCGGGCCGAGGAAGGTCTCGCCCGGCTCGTACGGCGTGCCAAGGACACCGGGCGGTTGCGCGAGGACTTCGACCTCAGCGACCTCACCCTCCTGTTCCTCGCCAACGGCGGCATCGCCGGCGAGTCCACCGAGGTCTCCCTCGCCGCGTCCCGGCGACTGGTCGCCTATCTCCTCCACTCCTTCCGGGCCGACCACGCCCGGCCCCTGCCGCCGCCCGCGCCCCTGGGACTCCACCGGCTCCACCGGCCCGCCCCGTAG
- a CDS encoding GlxA family transcriptional regulator, producing MPPSRLRRVAVLVLEGAKPLDVGIPAQVFTTRESMPYEVRVCGAAPGPVAGGDGLSYLVAHGLDALVWADTVFLPGYRFPDREDPAPDVVAALVAAHRRGARLAAISTGAFALAATGLLDGRRATTHWHYTRALAAKYPDVRVDENVLFVDEGPVLTSAGAASGIDLCLHMLRGDLGVAASNHAARRLVAAPYRSGGQAQYVPRRVPEPLGERFAATREWALRRLDEHLTLALLAEHAAVSPRTFSRRFVEDTGYTPMRWLMRARVDRARELLERSGRSVEQIAAEVGLGTGANLRLHFRSTLGTTPSAYRRTFTQGE from the coding sequence GTGCCGCCCTCCCGTCTTCGCCGTGTCGCCGTCCTCGTGCTGGAAGGGGCGAAACCCCTCGACGTGGGGATTCCCGCGCAGGTCTTCACGACCCGCGAGAGCATGCCGTACGAGGTGCGGGTCTGCGGCGCCGCGCCGGGGCCCGTGGCCGGTGGGGACGGGCTGTCGTACCTCGTCGCGCACGGACTGGACGCGCTCGTGTGGGCCGACACCGTGTTCCTGCCCGGCTACCGGTTCCCCGACCGGGAGGACCCGGCGCCGGACGTCGTCGCCGCGCTGGTCGCCGCGCACCGGCGGGGCGCCCGGCTCGCCGCCATCTCGACGGGGGCCTTCGCCCTCGCCGCCACGGGCCTGCTCGACGGCAGACGTGCCACGACGCACTGGCACTACACCCGGGCGCTCGCCGCGAAGTACCCGGACGTACGGGTGGACGAGAACGTGCTGTTCGTGGACGAGGGCCCGGTGCTCACCTCGGCCGGCGCCGCCTCGGGGATCGACCTGTGTCTGCACATGCTGCGCGGCGACCTCGGGGTCGCCGCGTCGAACCACGCGGCCCGGCGGCTGGTCGCGGCCCCCTACCGCAGCGGCGGCCAGGCCCAGTACGTACCGCGCCGGGTGCCCGAACCGCTCGGCGAGCGGTTCGCCGCCACCCGCGAATGGGCGCTGCGCCGGCTGGACGAGCACCTGACCCTCGCGCTGCTCGCCGAGCACGCGGCGGTGTCGCCCCGCACGTTCTCCCGGCGCTTCGTGGAGGACACCGGGTACACACCGATGCGGTGGCTCATGCGGGCCCGTGTCGACAGGGCGCGGGAACTGCTGGAGCGTTCGGGGCGGAGCGTCGAGCAGATCGCCGCCGAGGTGGGGCTCGGCACCGGCGCGAATCTGCGGCTGCACTTCCGGAGCACGCTGGGCACCACCCCCAGCGCGTACCGGCGCACCTTCACCCAGGGCGAGTGA
- a CDS encoding S8 family peptidase, with translation MAAVRDTKRRITVALSTAATLAAVLGAGLAAPAQAAPAEGGVLRAGAAEAVPGSYIVTLKQTAGLRAATAAGKQLITGYGGRITRTYTSALNGYAATLGAAEARRLAADPAVARVEQDQKVHATATQTNAPWGLDRIDQPNLPLNGTYTYPDPAGGGTTVYVLDTGVRITHQQIAGRASYGYDFVDNDAVAQDGAGHGTHVATTVAGTTYGAAKKAKIVAVRVLGNNGSGTTAGVIAGVDWITANHVASSVANASLGGGPSPTLDDAVRRSIASGVTYSIAAGNSGALASNYSPARVATAITVGATTRTDARATYSNYGPTVDIFAPGSSITAGWHTSDSATYTGDGTSFAAPHVSGAAAVYLTNHPGASPAAVAAALVNGATSNVLTGIGTGSPNKLLRLVP, from the coding sequence ATGGCAGCAGTACGCGACACCAAGCGGCGGATCACCGTCGCGCTCAGCACTGCGGCGACCCTGGCGGCGGTACTCGGCGCGGGTCTGGCCGCGCCCGCCCAGGCGGCCCCGGCGGAAGGCGGCGTCCTGCGCGCCGGAGCGGCCGAGGCGGTGCCCGGAAGCTACATCGTCACCCTGAAGCAGACGGCCGGACTGCGGGCCGCCACGGCCGCGGGCAAGCAGCTGATAACCGGGTACGGCGGCCGGATCACGCGTACCTACACCTCGGCGCTCAACGGCTACGCCGCCACGCTCGGCGCCGCCGAGGCCAGGCGGCTCGCCGCCGACCCGGCCGTCGCCAGGGTCGAGCAGGACCAGAAGGTCCACGCCACCGCCACCCAGACGAACGCCCCCTGGGGTCTGGACCGCATCGACCAGCCCAACCTCCCGCTGAACGGCACCTACACCTACCCCGACCCGGCGGGCGGCGGCACCACCGTCTACGTCCTCGACACCGGTGTGCGCATCACACACCAGCAGATCGCCGGACGGGCGTCGTACGGCTACGACTTCGTCGACAACGACGCCGTCGCCCAGGACGGCGCGGGCCACGGCACGCACGTCGCCACGACCGTCGCCGGCACCACCTACGGCGCGGCGAAGAAGGCGAAGATCGTCGCCGTCCGTGTCCTCGGCAACAACGGTTCCGGGACGACCGCCGGAGTCATCGCCGGTGTCGACTGGATCACCGCCAACCATGTCGCCTCCTCCGTCGCGAACGCGTCGCTCGGCGGCGGCCCCAGCCCGACGCTGGACGACGCCGTGCGCAGATCCATCGCCTCCGGGGTGACGTACTCCATCGCGGCCGGCAATTCGGGCGCACTCGCCTCCAACTACTCGCCCGCCCGGGTGGCCACCGCGATCACCGTCGGCGCCACCACCCGCACGGACGCGCGGGCCACCTACTCCAACTACGGCCCCACCGTGGACATCTTCGCGCCGGGCTCCTCCATCACGGCCGGCTGGCACACCTCGGACAGCGCCACCTACACCGGTGACGGAACCTCCTTCGCGGCGCCGCACGTCTCGGGCGCCGCCGCCGTCTACCTGACGAACCACCCGGGCGCCTCCCCGGCGGCGGTCGCCGCGGCGCTGGTGAACGGCGCGACGTCCAACGTCCTCACGGGCATCGGAACGGGCTCCCCGAACAAGCTGCTGAGGCTCGTTCCGTAA